A window from Shewanella livingstonensis encodes these proteins:
- the aroQ gene encoding type II 3-dehydroquinate dehydratase produces MSQIPKILLINGPNLNLLGRREPGHYGHQTLTTIVEELSKSATKAEVQLEHVQSNAEYQLIDAIHATDAQFIIINPAAFTHTSVALRDAILGVAIPFIEVHLSNVHAREPFRHHSYFSDKALGVICGLGAQGYDFALQAAIKHLNDQHQR; encoded by the coding sequence ATGAGCCAAATACCAAAAATTTTATTGATCAACGGCCCGAATCTAAATCTACTCGGCCGTCGCGAACCTGGACATTATGGTCACCAAACGCTCACAACTATTGTTGAGGAGTTAAGCAAAAGTGCAACCAAAGCAGAGGTTCAACTTGAACATGTTCAGTCTAATGCTGAGTATCAATTGATTGATGCAATTCATGCTACCGACGCTCAATTTATTATTATCAATCCAGCAGCCTTTACGCACACCAGTGTTGCTTTGCGTGATGCCATACTTGGGGTAGCAATTCCGTTTATAGAAGTGCATTTATCTAACGTACATGCCCGCGAACCTTTTAGGCACCATTCGTACTTTTCGGATAAAGCCCTAGGAGTGATTTGTGGCTTAGGCGCACAAGGTTATGACTTTGCTCTGCAAGCGGCAATTAAACACTTAAATGATCAACACCAACGTTAA
- a CDS encoding DUF3859 domain-containing protein, with amino-acid sequence MSKLKADVSIIYSGIFSQWDNQSDDLPRLLQATIHVPAVIDTEFGFITRIKKAKNQVLTYCIYHPDITDDDGNVSPPFDGEIFIKENDWRFYLGDCIWAPINNKVGNWRMTLTLNGKLIADKTFKVHLPD; translated from the coding sequence TTGAGTAAGTTAAAAGCGGACGTGAGCATTATTTACAGTGGCATATTCAGCCAATGGGACAATCAAAGCGATGACTTGCCCCGTTTGTTGCAGGCAACGATACATGTACCCGCGGTTATCGATACTGAGTTTGGCTTTATTACCCGCATCAAAAAGGCTAAAAACCAAGTACTCACTTATTGTATTTACCACCCTGACATTACCGATGACGACGGTAATGTTAGCCCACCGTTTGATGGTGAGATATTTATCAAAGAAAATGATTGGCGCTTTTATCTGGGTGATTGCATCTGGGCACCAATCAATAATAAGGTCGGTAACTGGCGGATGACACTGACCTTAAATGGCAAATTAATTGCCGACAAAACCTTTAAGGTGCATCTACCAGATTAA
- a CDS encoding class I SAM-dependent rRNA methyltransferase: MSIQAVLADALAKRATFFEQATKDNTDCYRVFHGTVEGENGLNIDRYGDAWLIQTFHQTLTAQQLEDISSLLTAHADYHIVYNDRSGSHSRVANHAENEAQDYSQSEQVIHENGIAFTSKLRHEGQDPLLFLDMRIGREFVRNNSQGKTVLNLFSYTCGVGIAAAMGGARRVMNVDFSSFALAAGQKNAELNNVTDVCEFVQSDAFPALRQLAGLPIGGRRNQKLPKYPKLRATQFDLVFLDPPRFAKSAFGIVDLVNDYQGLFKPALLATKIGGTIVCCNNVAKVDRQTWYDSLVRCVEKQGRTVTNSQWLNCHPDFPAFDDNHPLKIVALTIN, translated from the coding sequence ATGTCCATTCAAGCTGTTTTAGCCGATGCTTTAGCCAAGCGTGCCACTTTTTTTGAGCAAGCTACCAAAGATAATACTGATTGTTATCGGGTTTTTCACGGTACCGTTGAAGGTGAAAATGGCCTTAACATTGACCGTTACGGCGATGCATGGCTGATTCAAACATTTCACCAAACCTTAACGGCGCAACAACTTGAAGACATATCAAGCCTACTGACTGCGCACGCGGACTATCATATCGTTTATAACGATCGCTCTGGCAGCCATTCTCGAGTGGCTAATCACGCCGAAAATGAAGCCCAAGACTACTCGCAATCAGAACAAGTCATCCATGAAAATGGCATCGCGTTCACCTCAAAATTACGTCATGAAGGTCAAGACCCGCTGTTGTTTTTAGATATGCGTATTGGTCGCGAATTTGTTCGCAACAATAGCCAAGGTAAAACAGTGTTAAACCTGTTTTCATATACCTGTGGGGTTGGTATTGCAGCGGCAATGGGCGGCGCGCGTCGAGTAATGAATGTTGATTTTTCATCATTTGCATTGGCCGCTGGTCAAAAAAATGCCGAGTTAAATAATGTCACTGATGTGTGTGAATTTGTCCAAAGTGATGCCTTTCCGGCATTGCGCCAATTAGCAGGTTTACCTATCGGCGGACGTCGTAATCAAAAACTGCCAAAATACCCTAAACTGCGCGCAACCCAATTTGATTTAGTGTTTTTAGATCCGCCACGGTTTGCTAAAAGTGCTTTTGGTATTGTCGATCTGGTTAATGATTACCAAGGCTTATTTAAACCAGCACTATTGGCGACTAAAATCGGTGGCACCATAGTATGCTGTAATAATGTTGCCAAAGTAGATCGCCAAACATGGTACGACAGCCTAGTGCGTTGTGTTGAAAAACAAGGCCGTACAGTTACTAATAGCCAGTGGTTAAACTGTCACCCAGACTTCCCTGCATTTGATGACAATCATCCATTAAAAATTGTTGCATTAACCATTAATTAA
- a CDS encoding alkaline phosphatase D family protein — protein sequence MKRFVNRRDFLAMSAKGVGAVVVSYGLMGCSSDDDAVSGQFLQGVASGDPATDAVILWTRVTPDIATKITVSWEVATDSDFTQLVTNGQMTTTKERDYTVKVDAVGLEAGQQYFYRFKAGNTVSEVGQTRTLPEGSVASVKLAVMSCANFPAGYFNVYEMAAQQNDLDAVVHLGDYLYEYARGEYASEHAAELGREVLPAGELFLLDDYRTRYSQYRSDASLQKLHAKVPFITVWDDHEVANDTWKDGAENHNDGEGDFDQRKQAALQAYFEWLPIRPWSEGNHEEIYRSFNFGNLVDLHMLDTRVLARDKQLEYSQYIDTTGAFNSATFLTDVTDTNRTLLGQTQLLWLQQTLLQSTAKWQVLGQQVLMGKMLMPAAIATQQMSIPQFAELAGLAQLAGRAQASDPTLTAQELTYLQANQARLTPEVIALLQLPSIPYNLDAWDGYAYEREVIYATAKSLNHNLVVIAGDTHNAWANDLTDSGGDIVGVEFATSSVSSPGLEYYLGLSDTEMPATEAAIVGLIADLKYANLKDRGYLLLTFTENEVRSDWQYVDTILDKTFVQLDARGYSASSVAGNPKVTAVP from the coding sequence ATGAAACGGTTTGTGAATCGTCGTGATTTTCTGGCAATGTCAGCCAAGGGTGTAGGCGCGGTAGTGGTGTCGTATGGATTAATGGGTTGCAGTAGTGATGATGATGCAGTGTCAGGGCAGTTTCTTCAAGGCGTTGCCAGCGGTGATCCTGCAACCGATGCGGTGATTTTATGGACCCGTGTGACGCCCGATATTGCCACTAAGATTACCGTCTCATGGGAAGTCGCTACCGACAGTGACTTTACGCAACTCGTTACTAACGGCCAAATGACGACAACTAAAGAGCGTGACTATACCGTTAAAGTCGACGCTGTTGGGCTGGAAGCGGGTCAGCAGTATTTTTATCGTTTTAAAGCGGGTAATACGGTATCGGAAGTGGGGCAAACACGCACATTACCCGAAGGTAGCGTGGCGTCTGTTAAGTTAGCGGTAATGTCATGTGCAAATTTTCCAGCGGGTTACTTTAATGTGTATGAAATGGCTGCGCAGCAAAATGATTTAGACGCTGTAGTGCATTTAGGTGATTACTTATATGAATATGCCCGTGGTGAATACGCCAGTGAACATGCTGCAGAACTTGGGCGTGAAGTGTTGCCAGCCGGTGAATTATTTTTATTAGACGACTACCGCACCCGTTACAGCCAATATCGTAGTGATGCGAGCTTACAAAAGCTACATGCCAAAGTACCGTTTATTACGGTGTGGGACGACCATGAGGTGGCTAATGATACCTGGAAAGACGGTGCTGAGAATCATAACGACGGCGAAGGAGATTTTGATCAACGCAAACAAGCTGCCTTGCAAGCTTACTTTGAATGGTTACCCATTCGACCATGGAGTGAAGGTAATCATGAGGAAATCTACAGAAGCTTTAATTTCGGTAATTTGGTTGATTTGCACATGCTCGATACTCGGGTATTGGCTCGCGATAAGCAGTTAGAATATAGCCAATATATTGATACCACAGGGGCATTTAACAGCGCTACATTTTTAACTGATGTCACCGATACTAACCGCACCCTGCTAGGCCAGACCCAACTATTGTGGTTACAACAAACCTTATTGCAGTCTACAGCCAAGTGGCAAGTATTAGGTCAACAGGTGTTAATGGGCAAAATGTTAATGCCAGCGGCCATTGCTACTCAACAAATGAGTATTCCGCAGTTTGCTGAGTTAGCCGGGCTTGCGCAATTAGCGGGTCGGGCACAAGCGAGCGATCCGACGTTAACCGCCCAAGAGTTAACGTATTTGCAAGCTAACCAAGCTAGATTAACCCCTGAGGTGATTGCACTACTGCAGCTACCTTCAATTCCATACAACTTAGATGCTTGGGACGGTTATGCCTACGAGCGTGAAGTTATTTATGCGACCGCTAAATCGTTAAATCACAACTTAGTTGTTATTGCTGGCGACACTCACAATGCATGGGCTAATGATTTAACCGACAGTGGCGGCGATATCGTGGGTGTAGAATTTGCCACCAGTTCGGTGTCATCACCTGGGCTTGAGTATTACTTAGGCTTATCCGATACAGAAATGCCAGCTACAGAGGCTGCGATCGTGGGTTTGATCGCCGATCTTAAATACGCCAATTTAAAGGATCGCGGCTACTTATTACTGACATTTACTGAAAATGAAGTGCGCAGTGATTGGCAATACGTCGATACGATTTTAGATAAGACATTTGTTCAATTAGATGCTCGTGGTTACAGTGCTAGCAGCGTAGCGGGTAACCCTAAAGTGACAGCAGTACCGTAA
- a CDS encoding organic hydroperoxide resistance protein has translation MKALYTTSATALAGRNGQVSTDDKKVDLQLSYPKEMGGSGEFTNPEQLFAAGYAACFSNAILHVAGQTKVAIKSAPTTATVGIGANDNGGFALTVALAVELELDQAEAEQLVKTAHQVCPYSNAVRGNIDVKLTVNGQAI, from the coding sequence ATGAAAGCGTTATACACAACTTCAGCTACAGCACTAGCAGGCCGTAATGGTCAAGTTTCTACCGACGACAAAAAAGTTGATTTGCAGTTAAGTTACCCAAAAGAAATGGGTGGCAGTGGTGAATTTACTAACCCAGAACAGTTATTTGCTGCAGGTTATGCCGCGTGTTTTTCTAACGCAATTCTGCACGTAGCTGGCCAAACTAAAGTGGCCATCAAATCCGCTCCTACTACCGCTACTGTTGGTATCGGCGCAAATGATAATGGTGGTTTTGCATTAACAGTGGCACTGGCTGTTGAACTAGAACTCGACCAAGCAGAAGCTGAACAGTTAGTTAAAACAGCTCACCAAGTTTGCCCATACTCAAACGCTGTACGTGGCAATATTGATGTGAAATTGACTGTAAATGGTCAAGCCATTTAA
- a CDS encoding LLM class flavin-dependent oxidoreductase: MSILADIPFSLLELAPMRADSTVSNTLQDSLRYAQYAERLGVNRFWLAEHHNMPGIICSATSILMGFIAGGTERIRVGAGGIMLPNHPPLVVAEQFGTLASLYPGRIDLGLGRAPGSDPVTSLALNRDNQRAEHFPDEVGELQSLLGPREQRQNSNYKAVRAIPGEDTNVPIWLLGSSLFSAQLAAERGLPYVFAGHFAPRFLFEAVALYRREFTPSAVLDKPYVMVGLPLVAAPTDEEAELLSTTSKQRILALIRGQEMWLKPPVYSMDGLWTQQEKSYVDSFLSLSICGGPATIKHRLEVFVEQLGVDEIMFTNDLYDNEHRLRALDILMSVKQ; encoded by the coding sequence ATGTCAATATTGGCTGATATTCCTTTTTCATTACTTGAACTTGCACCAATGCGTGCAGATTCCACTGTGTCTAACACCTTACAAGACAGTTTGCGTTATGCTCAATACGCCGAGCGCCTTGGGGTTAACCGTTTTTGGTTAGCTGAACACCATAATATGCCGGGCATTATTTGTTCTGCTACCTCTATTTTAATGGGTTTTATTGCCGGTGGCACAGAGCGTATTCGTGTTGGTGCTGGTGGGATTATGCTACCAAACCATCCACCCTTGGTGGTGGCAGAGCAGTTCGGTACATTGGCGAGTTTATATCCTGGGCGAATTGATTTAGGTTTGGGCCGTGCACCAGGTAGCGATCCTGTGACGAGTTTAGCGCTTAATCGTGATAACCAACGGGCAGAACACTTTCCTGATGAAGTGGGCGAGTTACAGTCGTTACTTGGCCCACGGGAACAACGTCAAAACAGCAACTATAAAGCGGTACGAGCAATCCCTGGTGAAGACACTAATGTACCTATTTGGTTATTAGGTTCGAGTTTATTCAGTGCACAATTAGCCGCAGAACGTGGCTTGCCTTATGTGTTTGCAGGTCATTTTGCACCACGTTTTCTGTTTGAAGCTGTCGCACTTTATCGTCGTGAATTTACCCCTTCAGCAGTATTGGATAAACCGTATGTGATGGTCGGCTTACCTTTAGTTGCCGCGCCTACCGATGAAGAAGCAGAGCTGCTTAGCACGACCTCGAAACAACGCATTTTAGCGTTAATTCGTGGTCAAGAAATGTGGCTTAAACCGCCAGTCTACAGCATGGATGGTTTATGGACTCAGCAAGAGAAAAGTTATGTTGATAGCTTTCTAAGCTTGTCGATTTGTGGCGGTCCCGCAACGATTAAACATCGCTTAGAGGTGTTTGTAGAGCAGCTCGGTGTTGATGAAATTATGTTTACCAATGACTTGTATGATAACGAACATCGTTTACGCGCGTTAGATATTTTAATGAGCGTGAAGCAATAG
- a CDS encoding DUF3087 domain-containing protein has product MKLVNIDKVQYRSVNNQVQIGLVAALAILSLVFGQLMIHFFGVKSLAGVESTGNFHLNFTGFMLAIMTCIFFIRNLRQKPTFYEVYYVWQLKQLQNKIYRKLKSVQQAAKDNNRDALVILSFYYQSLALVYNLDNNTLTMSNVNNELAKLQQCIDAAGFTIDVDEFTPEMLQAF; this is encoded by the coding sequence ATGAAGTTAGTTAACATAGATAAAGTCCAATACCGTTCGGTTAACAATCAAGTACAAATAGGCTTAGTAGCAGCACTGGCTATTTTGTCTTTGGTGTTTGGCCAACTAATGATCCATTTTTTTGGGGTTAAATCGCTTGCAGGTGTTGAGTCGACTGGTAATTTCCATTTAAACTTTACCGGCTTCATGTTAGCGATAATGACGTGTATCTTTTTTATACGCAACTTACGTCAAAAACCAACGTTTTATGAAGTCTATTATGTGTGGCAACTCAAGCAATTACAGAACAAAATTTATCGTAAGCTCAAATCAGTCCAACAAGCCGCCAAAGACAATAACCGCGATGCATTAGTCATACTGAGCTTTTATTATCAAAGCTTAGCGTTAGTTTATAATTTAGATAACAACACCTTAACCATGTCAAACGTCAACAATGAGCTAGCTAAGTTACAACAGTGCATTGATGCCGCAGGGTTTACCATTGATGTTGATGAGTTTACTCCCGAGATGCTACAAGCCTTTTAG